The sequence CAGGCGTTGCCTTCCGGCTCCAGCCTGGCCGGCGTCTCCTCCGGGCCGGTCTCCGGCAGCGACTCGGTTGTGGCGGCTTCGGGCTGTGCCATCACCGACTCCTCCGCACCGGCGCCGGTCTCCACCGGCATCGGCGTGAGCTCGCCCTCGGCGCCCGGCGTCTCCGGCTCCTCGGTCAGCGCCGAGAAGGGCTTGAAGGTGAGCTTGGCCTCGCCGCCCCGTGGTGCGCCGCCCTCGGCGCGCTTGAGGATCTTCGGTCCGGGCCCGCGGCGCTCGGCGCCGCCCTCGCGCTGCGCGGCTTCGCGCGGGGCGCGCTCCTCGCGGGCCGGGCGCTCGCGGCGCTCCCGCCGCTCGGGGCCCGGGGCGGGAACGTTCTCGCCGGGGACCAGCGCTGCCTCGGCGGCGCTCACCTGCTGCCGCTCGCCGCGCTCGCGCTTCTTCTTCTCGCCCTTGCCGCGGCGCAGCTGCTTCCACGCCGGCCCCTGGCGCCTGCCCTCCTCGGTGGGCATCGCGCCCTTCCAGAGGAGCGACTCGTAGCCCTTGGTCGGCTCCGCCCAGCGCTCGCCCGGCGAACGCGCCATGTGCGAGAGCCAGGAGTTCACCCGGCTGTCGATCTCGTCGAGCTCGTGGACGAGGAAGGCTTCGATCGTCATCGGCAGCTTGGGCGAGCCGTACTCGAGGCGCCCGTGGTGGGCGAGCACGATGTGGGTGAGGTGGAGCTCGAGCTCCCGGGGGAATCCGCCGATGGTCTTCGCCCGCTCGTGGATCCACTGCGCCGTCATCACCAGGTGGCCGACGAGGCGGCCCTCGTCGGTGTAGCCGGTGCCGCCCTTGTCGTAGGAGAGCTCGTTCACCTTGCCGAGATCGTGGAGGAAGGCGCCTGCGACGAGCAGATCGCGATCGACCATCGGGTACTGATCCGCGAGGCGCTGCGCGAGGCGCACGCAGGAGAGCATGTGGTCGGCGAGGCCGCCCGGGTGGGCGTGGTGGATCTCCTTGGCAGCGGGCGCGCGCTTGAGCCGCGGCCCGATCTCCGGATCGTCGATGAAGGAGAGGAGGAGGGCGCGCACGTGGGGATCCCCCACCCGCGCGAGCTCCTGCCGCAGCTGCTGCACGGCGGCCTCACCGACGCCGCCGCGCCGCGGCTCCTCGCGCTGCGGCGCTGCCGGGGCTTCCGGCGCGTTGTAGTCGAACTCGGCCCGGTCCTGCTCGCCGGTCTTCGCGAGACGCTCGACGGTGAGCTGCGGCTTGCCCTGGAAGGATTCGACCTGGCCCTCCGCCTCGACGAAATCGCCCTGC is a genomic window of Vulgatibacter sp. containing:
- a CDS encoding 3'-5' exoribonuclease YhaM family protein — translated: MDKLWVKDVEEGQRASSVFLVAKKQQATGRNGKTFLKLLLQDKTGHLDARVWHDAETVGATFEQGDFVEAEGQVESFQGKPQLTVERLAKTGEQDRAEFDYNAPEAPAAPQREEPRRGGVGEAAVQQLRQELARVGDPHVRALLLSFIDDPEIGPRLKRAPAAKEIHHAHPGGLADHMLSCVRLAQRLADQYPMVDRDLLVAGAFLHDLGKVNELSYDKGGTGYTDEGRLVGHLVMTAQWIHERAKTIGGFPRELELHLTHIVLAHHGRLEYGSPKLPMTIEAFLVHELDEIDSRVNSWLSHMARSPGERWAEPTKGYESLLWKGAMPTEEGRRQGPAWKQLRRGKGEKKKRERGERQQVSAAEAALVPGENVPAPGPERRERRERPAREERAPREAAQREGGAERRGPGPKILKRAEGGAPRGGEAKLTFKPFSALTEEPETPGAEGELTPMPVETGAGAEESVMAQPEAATTESLPETGPEETPARLEPEGNA